From Granulicella sp. WH15, the proteins below share one genomic window:
- a CDS encoding GDSL-type esterase/lipase family protein → MCASMLAQQQQPDGRGAENPAIHPEGRTIDWWLERHAQKVSEAKAGGIDLLFVGDSITHNYERSGPAPDEVFLPIWNQFFAPHHALNLGFNGDLTQQVLWRLAHGEVDGLSPKNIVLLIGTNNTISGEGPLDSAAGVIAVVDDLHSRMPQAKVTLIEVLPSGISERKTVADRQVNAILSAHYKGSTYVHCLDLSRIFLKHGKLNLSLFYDPRLTPPGPPIHPNSVAQRRMAEAVAASLYR, encoded by the coding sequence TTGTGTGCTTCCATGCTTGCCCAGCAGCAACAGCCCGACGGACGCGGTGCGGAGAATCCCGCCATCCATCCCGAGGGCCGCACCATCGACTGGTGGCTGGAGCGTCACGCCCAGAAAGTCTCCGAAGCTAAAGCTGGCGGCATCGACCTGCTCTTCGTCGGCGACTCCATCACGCACAACTACGAGAGGTCCGGCCCGGCTCCCGATGAGGTCTTTCTACCCATCTGGAATCAGTTCTTTGCGCCTCACCACGCTCTAAACCTCGGCTTCAACGGCGACCTGACCCAGCAGGTCTTGTGGCGTCTGGCACACGGCGAAGTAGACGGTTTATCCCCGAAGAACATCGTGCTTCTGATCGGCACCAATAACACCATCTCCGGAGAAGGCCCGCTCGACAGCGCGGCCGGGGTGATCGCGGTGGTGGATGACCTGCACAGCCGCATGCCCCAGGCAAAGGTGACCTTGATCGAGGTTCTGCCGAGCGGCATCTCCGAGAGAAAGACCGTGGCGGATCGCCAGGTAAACGCGATCCTGAGCGCTCACTATAAGGGATCGACATACGTACACTGCCTGGACCTGAGCCGTATCTTCCTGAAGCACGGCAAGCTCAACCTCTCGCTCTTCTACGACCCCAGGCTTACCCCGCCCGGCCCGCCGATCCACCCCAATAGCGTGGCTCAGCGCCGAATGGCCGAGGCCGTGGCAGCATCGCTCTACCGCTGA
- the lon gene encoding endopeptidase La yields the protein MTTKAKEVLSGDVRKLPMMPIRDMVIFPHMMTPFVVGRESSVRALEEALTGDRKIFLATQHDASVDEPSADDIFETGTIGNIVQSVKMPDGNIKVLVEGVERARATEVNDEDGFFVATVRTGPTQLELTPQVEAIMQRVHSLFEQYVKLQQSLNYETMAASVRADEPAKLADTIAANLQLSIEEKQELLEVFDPEARLSRVADVLDLAIEKLNIDRTVQSRVKRQMEKAQKEYYLNEKIKAIQKELGRGEKSEFDELKKKIESAGMPKDVLEKSLQELKKLEAMPPMSAESTVSRNYLDWLLAVPWKKRSKEIRSIEHAEEILNQDHYGLEKIKERILEFLAVRQLVKNPKGSILCFVGPPGVGKTSLGMSIAKATGRKFVRMSLGGVRDEAEIRGHRRTYIGALPGQVIQSMKKAGTKNPVFMLDEIDKMASDFRGDPASALLEVLDPEQNSSFQDHYLDVEYDLSQVLFVATANVLDTIPGPLQDRMEIIRLTGYTEVEKLEIAKQYLVKKQREGNGLTPEQIVIEDSALQSVIRNYTREAGVRNLEREIGNVARKVARRVVKNGATHHETVTGENLSDLLGVAKFRDSEVHAKSEVGLVTGLAWTSVGGVILQTEVQVLDGKGKMTATGQLGDVMKESAEAALTYIRSRSQHLGLAKDFYRHIDIHIHAPEGATPKDGPSAGITIATGLASALTKIKVRRDIAMTGEITLRGKVLPIGGLKEKLLAAHRAGIFEAILPADNHKDMADLPDLIKNSMKLHFVEQMDEVLKIALEEKLVALEEDTPEALQNVIPPVSSSSLPVAHQ from the coding sequence ATGACAACCAAGGCCAAGGAAGTTCTGAGCGGAGACGTTCGCAAGCTGCCCATGATGCCGATCCGGGATATGGTGATCTTTCCGCACATGATGACGCCCTTCGTGGTCGGGCGGGAGTCCAGCGTGCGCGCACTTGAAGAGGCCCTGACCGGCGATCGGAAGATTTTTCTCGCCACCCAGCACGACGCGTCGGTCGATGAGCCGAGCGCCGACGACATCTTCGAGACCGGCACCATCGGCAACATCGTCCAGAGCGTCAAGATGCCAGACGGCAACATCAAGGTGCTGGTCGAGGGCGTCGAGCGCGCCCGCGCCACCGAGGTCAACGACGAGGACGGGTTCTTCGTCGCCACCGTGCGCACCGGCCCCACACAGCTCGAGCTGACCCCGCAGGTCGAGGCCATAATGCAGCGCGTCCACTCGCTCTTTGAGCAGTATGTGAAGCTGCAGCAGAGCCTGAACTACGAGACCATGGCCGCCAGCGTCCGCGCCGACGAGCCTGCCAAGCTGGCCGACACCATCGCCGCCAACCTCCAGCTCTCCATCGAGGAGAAGCAGGAGCTACTCGAGGTCTTCGATCCCGAGGCTCGGCTCTCTCGCGTGGCCGACGTGCTAGACCTCGCCATCGAGAAGCTGAACATCGACCGGACCGTGCAGTCGCGGGTCAAGCGCCAGATGGAGAAGGCGCAGAAAGAGTACTACCTCAACGAGAAGATCAAGGCCATCCAGAAAGAGCTGGGCCGCGGCGAGAAGTCGGAGTTCGACGAGCTGAAGAAGAAGATAGAATCCGCCGGAATGCCGAAGGATGTGCTCGAGAAGTCGCTCCAGGAGCTGAAGAAGCTGGAGGCGATGCCGCCTATGTCGGCCGAGTCCACCGTCTCGCGCAACTACCTCGACTGGCTGCTGGCTGTGCCGTGGAAGAAGCGCTCCAAGGAAATTCGCTCCATCGAGCACGCCGAGGAGATTCTCAACCAGGATCACTACGGCCTCGAGAAGATCAAGGAGCGCATCCTCGAGTTCCTGGCCGTGCGCCAGTTGGTGAAGAATCCCAAGGGCTCGATCCTCTGCTTCGTCGGACCTCCGGGCGTCGGCAAGACCTCGCTGGGCATGTCCATCGCCAAGGCGACGGGCCGTAAGTTCGTGCGCATGTCGCTGGGCGGCGTACGCGATGAGGCCGAGATTCGCGGCCATCGCCGGACGTACATCGGCGCGCTGCCGGGACAGGTCATCCAGTCGATGAAGAAGGCCGGGACCAAGAACCCGGTGTTCATGCTGGACGAGATCGACAAGATGGCCTCGGACTTCCGCGGCGATCCGGCGAGCGCGCTGCTTGAGGTGCTGGACCCGGAGCAAAACAGCTCCTTCCAGGACCACTACCTCGACGTCGAGTACGACCTCTCGCAGGTGCTCTTCGTCGCCACGGCCAACGTGCTCGACACCATCCCCGGCCCGCTTCAGGACCGCATGGAGATCATCCGGCTGACCGGCTACACCGAGGTCGAGAAGCTCGAGATCGCCAAGCAGTATCTGGTCAAGAAGCAGCGCGAGGGCAACGGCCTCACCCCCGAGCAGATCGTCATCGAAGACTCGGCGTTGCAGTCCGTCATCCGCAACTACACCCGCGAGGCGGGCGTCCGTAACCTCGAGCGCGAGATCGGCAACGTCGCACGCAAAGTGGCGCGGCGCGTGGTCAAGAACGGTGCGACGCACCACGAGACGGTGACGGGTGAAAACCTCTCCGACCTTCTGGGCGTAGCCAAATTCCGCGACTCCGAAGTCCATGCCAAGAGCGAGGTTGGTCTGGTGACTGGGCTGGCCTGGACGTCGGTCGGCGGCGTAATCCTCCAGACCGAGGTGCAGGTGCTCGACGGCAAGGGTAAGATGACGGCCACCGGGCAGCTTGGCGACGTGATGAAGGAGTCGGCCGAGGCCGCCCTGACCTACATCCGCTCGCGCTCGCAACACCTGGGGCTGGCCAAGGACTTCTACCGGCACATCGACATCCACATCCATGCCCCCGAGGGCGCGACCCCGAAGGACGGTCCCTCGGCGGGCATCACTATCGCCACGGGACTGGCCAGCGCGTTGACCAAGATCAAGGTGCGGCGCGACATCGCCATGACCGGCGAGATCACTCTGCGCGGCAAGGTGCTGCCCATCGGCGGACTCAAAGAGAAGCTGCTAGCGGCTCATCGCGCTGGAATCTTCGAAGCGATTCTTCCAGCGGACAACCACAAGGACATGGCGGACCTGCCGGACCTCATCAAGAACAGCATGAAGCTGCACTTCGTCGAGCAGATGGACGAGGTGTTGAAGATTGCGCTCGAAGAGAAGCTGGTCGCGCTCGAAGAGGATACACCGGAGGCGTTGCAGAACGTGATTCCGCCGGTCAGCTCCAGTTCCCTGCCCGTCGCCCACCAGTAA
- a CDS encoding lmo0937 family membrane protein, translating to MFLLLAVVLVILWLGGFFVMHISSFAIHVLILFAVISFIMHFFTGRRTV from the coding sequence ATGTTTCTTCTCCTGGCGGTTGTGCTTGTCATTCTCTGGCTTGGCGGATTTTTCGTCATGCATATCAGCAGTTTCGCTATTCACGTGCTGATTCTCTTTGCCGTCATCTCCTTCATCATGCACTTCTTCACGGGACGACGCACCGTTTAG
- a CDS encoding MoaD/ThiS family protein encodes MAIKVILPTAFVRHTDGQKQFASSASTLPALIADIDSTFPALSHQIKDEAGKLRRFINIYVNDEDIRFLGGDAYAFQDGDEVMLIPSIAGGSR; translated from the coding sequence ATCGCTATCAAAGTCATTCTTCCCACCGCCTTCGTTCGTCACACTGATGGTCAGAAGCAGTTTGCCTCCTCGGCCTCCACGCTGCCCGCGCTGATCGCCGATATCGACAGCACCTTTCCCGCGCTCAGCCACCAGATCAAGGACGAGGCTGGCAAGCTGCGCCGGTTCATCAACATCTACGTCAACGATGAGGACATCCGCTTCCTCGGCGGCGATGCCTATGCCTTCCAGGACGGCGACGAGGTCATGCTGATTCCGAGCATCGCGGGCGGCTCGCGGTAA
- the thrC gene encoding threonine synthase, producing the protein MEYSCSTYELKCNECGRRFGNRPLSGCPDCLAPLEIAYDLDQIKAQGRFTRETIAAGPHNIWRYAALLPIPEGFEPDLPVGFTPLLRAKNLGKRIGAQNLYIKNDSVCFPTLSFKDRVVSVALANAQKFGFTTVGCSSTGNLANSVAAQSARLGIKACILVPADLEPAKILNTLVYGARLVRIDGNYDHVNRLCTLIADEYSWGFVNVNLRPYYAEGSKTVGYEIAEQLGWKLPDNVVCPMAGGSLIRKIRKAFNELIALGLVEDKPVRFFGAQATGCSPISQSVRQGWDHIEPQRPNTIARSLAIGNPADGPAASKMIQSTGGWAEDVSDVEIVAGMQELAETEGIFTETAGGVTTAVTARLYAEGRISPEQTTVVCITGNGLKTTDALADRFEQDRAVRPRLAEFAEYLREIDYITESESEAEPALAGD; encoded by the coding sequence ATGGAGTATTCCTGTTCCACGTATGAGCTGAAGTGCAACGAGTGCGGCCGCCGTTTCGGCAACCGCCCTCTCTCCGGCTGCCCGGATTGCCTGGCGCCGCTTGAGATCGCCTACGATCTCGACCAGATCAAGGCGCAGGGCCGCTTCACCCGCGAGACCATCGCCGCGGGCCCGCACAATATCTGGCGATACGCCGCGCTTCTGCCCATCCCTGAAGGCTTCGAGCCTGACCTGCCCGTTGGTTTCACCCCGTTGCTCCGTGCCAAGAACCTCGGCAAGCGCATCGGCGCGCAGAATCTCTATATCAAGAACGACTCCGTCTGCTTCCCGACGCTCTCGTTCAAGGACCGCGTCGTCTCGGTCGCGCTGGCCAATGCGCAGAAATTCGGCTTCACCACGGTGGGCTGCTCCTCGACCGGCAACCTGGCGAACTCGGTCGCGGCCCAGTCCGCACGGCTCGGCATCAAGGCCTGCATCCTGGTCCCGGCGGACCTGGAGCCTGCCAAGATTCTCAACACGCTGGTCTACGGGGCCAGGCTGGTCCGCATCGACGGCAACTACGACCACGTCAACCGCCTCTGCACCCTGATAGCGGACGAGTACTCCTGGGGCTTCGTGAACGTGAACCTGCGGCCCTACTACGCCGAGGGCTCGAAGACGGTCGGGTATGAGATCGCCGAGCAGTTGGGCTGGAAGCTGCCCGACAACGTCGTCTGCCCTATGGCCGGAGGCTCGCTGATCCGCAAGATTCGCAAGGCATTCAACGAACTGATCGCGCTCGGTCTGGTCGAGGATAAGCCGGTCCGCTTCTTCGGCGCGCAGGCTACGGGCTGCTCGCCCATCTCGCAGTCGGTTCGCCAAGGGTGGGACCACATCGAGCCGCAGCGCCCCAACACCATCGCCCGCTCGCTCGCCATCGGCAACCCGGCGGACGGACCGGCGGCCAGCAAGATGATCCAGTCCACCGGCGGCTGGGCGGAGGACGTCTCGGATGTCGAGATCGTTGCCGGGATGCAGGAGCTGGCCGAGACCGAGGGTATCTTTACCGAGACCGCGGGCGGCGTCACCACGGCCGTCACGGCGCGGCTCTACGCCGAGGGCCGTATCTCGCCCGAGCAGACCACGGTGGTCTGTATCACCGGCAACGGCCTCAAGACCACTGACGCCCTCGCCGACCGCTTCGAGCAGGATCGGGCCGTGCGTCCGCGTCTGGCCGAGTTCGCCGAGTACCTGCGCGAGATCGACTACATCACCGAATCAGAATCCGAAGCTGAACCGGCGCTGGCGGGCGACTAA
- a CDS encoding HD domain-containing protein, producing MSEVRSGWRAEVEGYVEREARPVEKFGHQPRLYALTLRVGAGLAYDDDVVFAAAWLHDMGVFIGHRPEERELLERWDNVAYALRITPDVLAGFGFPEDKIAAVLECIRTHQPHFEPTTIEATILRDADILEQLGAVGILRTVTKVGRDTRFITFTHAVASLQRALDTLPQMLRLPSSRLLAEEKLAVHRAFLQGAADEAGSLLY from the coding sequence ATGTCCGAGGTTCGATCCGGTTGGCGTGCAGAGGTTGAGGGTTACGTAGAGCGGGAGGCGAGGCCGGTCGAGAAGTTCGGCCATCAGCCCCGTCTCTATGCGTTGACGCTGCGGGTGGGCGCGGGTCTTGCGTATGACGACGATGTTGTCTTCGCCGCCGCATGGCTACACGATATGGGCGTCTTTATCGGGCATCGTCCCGAGGAGCGAGAACTGCTGGAGCGTTGGGATAACGTTGCCTATGCTCTGCGGATCACACCTGATGTGCTGGCCGGATTCGGCTTTCCCGAAGACAAGATCGCTGCGGTTCTTGAGTGTATTCGCACGCATCAACCGCACTTTGAGCCGACGACCATCGAGGCTACAATCCTGCGCGATGCCGATATCCTGGAGCAGCTTGGAGCTGTTGGCATCCTGCGTACAGTGACGAAGGTTGGCCGGGATACGCGCTTCATTACCTTTACCCATGCGGTCGCCTCGCTTCAGCGCGCGCTCGATACGCTTCCGCAGATGCTTCGCCTGCCGTCTTCGCGTCTGCTTGCGGAGGAGAAGCTAGCGGTTCACCGGGCTTTCCTGCAAGGCGCGGCAGATGAGGCCGGGAGCCTGCTCTACTAG
- the nuoI gene encoding NADH-quinone oxidoreductase subunit NuoI produces MSIVKDAAAIAKGMGITFREMFQPTEVENYPDGKGPMRGAKFQQRFRGKHQLQRDENGLEKCVACFLCAAACPSNCIYIEAAENTEEVRISSAERYAKVYNIDYNRCIFCGYCVEACPTDAITHGHGFELASLNATTLVMRKEDLLVAIQPAMPLVPGSSHDVADSLR; encoded by the coding sequence ATGTCTATCGTCAAAGACGCAGCCGCCATTGCCAAAGGAATGGGCATCACCTTCCGGGAGATGTTCCAGCCAACCGAGGTCGAAAACTACCCCGACGGCAAAGGGCCGATGCGCGGCGCCAAGTTTCAGCAGCGGTTTCGCGGCAAGCACCAGTTGCAGCGCGATGAGAACGGTCTTGAGAAGTGCGTAGCCTGTTTTCTGTGCGCGGCGGCCTGCCCCTCGAACTGCATCTACATCGAGGCCGCTGAGAACACCGAAGAGGTCCGCATCTCGTCGGCTGAACGTTACGCCAAGGTTTACAACATCGACTACAACCGCTGCATCTTCTGCGGCTACTGTGTCGAGGCCTGCCCGACTGACGCGATCACGCACGGCCACGGCTTCGAACTGGCCAGCCTGAACGCGACGACGCTGGTGATGCGCAAGGAAGACCTGCTGGTGGCGATCCAGCCCGCGATGCCGCTGGTTCCGGGCAGCTCGCATGACGTGGCGGACTCGCTCCGGTAG
- a CDS encoding molybdopterin-dependent oxidoreductase → MKHRWLAVGFLGIACMAATAQTAATPMAPMAKEEHEHEHKPTVPSTNLVVTVDGKPVTLTLEDLQKMPQKIVSVHNAHTKADETYSGVPLPDLLAKYGVTTDGEGAHRIYHSYLRAEGTDHYWVLYSASEFETTVHNAEVIVALTLDGKPLAEDGQFKLVAGAEKKPARWVRNLAALTFVTVE, encoded by the coding sequence ATGAAACACAGATGGCTCGCTGTTGGTTTTCTTGGCATCGCCTGCATGGCCGCAACCGCCCAAACGGCCGCCACTCCGATGGCCCCGATGGCCAAGGAAGAGCACGAGCACGAGCACAAGCCCACCGTGCCCTCGACCAATCTGGTCGTCACCGTCGACGGCAAGCCCGTTACCCTGACGCTCGAAGACCTGCAGAAGATGCCGCAGAAGATTGTTTCGGTCCACAACGCCCACACCAAGGCCGACGAGACATACTCGGGCGTTCCCCTCCCCGACCTGCTGGCGAAGTACGGCGTCACCACCGACGGCGAGGGAGCGCACCGCATCTACCACAGCTACCTGCGCGCCGAAGGCACGGACCACTACTGGGTGCTCTACTCCGCCTCGGAGTTTGAGACCACGGTACATAACGCCGAGGTCATCGTGGCATTGACGCTCGACGGCAAGCCGCTGGCCGAGGATGGACAGTTCAAGCTCGTCGCCGGGGCGGAGAAGAAGCCCGCTCGCTGGGTGCGGAATCTGGCGGCGTTGACCTTCGTTACTGTCGAGTAG
- a CDS encoding SDR family oxidoreductase, with protein sequence MKVAVITGAAQGIGRRTAEVLAAAGYAVALIDLQSSAAALVAVQTLGAEAEAFTGDISDEAFVTATAAAVIARWGRVDVLVNNAGISCISPAESTSAALYRRVLEVNLVAPFLLAKAFGATMLEQRSGSIVNIASIAGLVGIGDRSAYNASKHGLIGLTRTMAAEWGGFGVRSNAVCPGWVKTEMDVADQAGGGYTDADITDRIPMGRFASPDDIAQAILFLAEPAHSGFINGQAIPVDGGWTSDGSWQSLRLRKR encoded by the coding sequence ATGAAAGTAGCCGTGATTACTGGTGCCGCGCAAGGCATCGGACGCCGCACCGCCGAAGTCCTCGCCGCCGCCGGATACGCCGTCGCCCTCATCGACCTGCAATCCTCCGCCGCCGCCCTCGTCGCCGTCCAGACCCTCGGGGCCGAGGCCGAAGCCTTCACCGGAGACATCTCCGACGAAGCCTTCGTCACCGCCACCGCCGCCGCCGTCATCGCCCGCTGGGGCCGCGTGGACGTGCTGGTCAACAACGCGGGCATTAGCTGCATCTCTCCCGCCGAGAGCACCTCGGCTGCTCTCTATCGGCGCGTGCTCGAGGTCAATCTCGTGGCCCCATTCCTGCTCGCCAAGGCCTTCGGCGCGACGATGCTCGAGCAGCGTTCGGGCAGCATCGTGAACATCGCCTCCATCGCGGGCCTGGTCGGCATCGGCGACCGCTCCGCCTACAACGCCTCCAAGCACGGCCTCATCGGCCTGACCCGCACGATGGCGGCGGAGTGGGGTGGCTTCGGTGTGCGTTCGAACGCGGTCTGCCCCGGCTGGGTGAAGACCGAGATGGACGTAGCCGATCAGGCGGGCGGCGGCTACACCGACGCCGACATTACCGACCGCATCCCTATGGGCCGGTTCGCGTCGCCCGACGATATCGCCCAGGCGATCCTCTTCCTGGCCGAACCAGCGCACAGCGGCTTTATCAACGGCCAAGCCATCCCGGTCGATGGCGGCTGGACCAGCGACGGCAGCTGGCAGAGCCTGCGCCTACGCAAGCGGTAA